A DNA window from bacterium contains the following coding sequences:
- a CDS encoding glycosyltransferase, translated as MKRVLMLAYYFPPLGMGGTQRSAKFARYLPEFGWQATVLTVKPIAYWAEDVSLLDDLAGVEIVRAGSFDPQRLLALARRKTTPGAPVNEPAQPAAASGGASGAGGRARAVGGSGMLAWINRRLLPWVLLPDSKILWSWHARRAAAGLLRSGACSAIWSTSPPHSTHLIARRLARRYRLPWIADFRDAWADSVVVPQPTPWHRRRQAALLRRVAQDADLLIGVTPGIVAELEAAGGAGKTRLMTNGFDAADFPDSGPPYRAGDRLSPATAPPERRFVLCHCGAISRFSDPAPLLAALRPEEPSRLHLHFVGFDASGSFAERVRSLGLTERISWSGYLPHRQALAAMAAADALVLIACDDPRARFIPGKSFEYLASRKPILLISNVAETLALLQGQPGVIACAPDQPEAIRAALARLQQDPELARAALQRDLRSFDRREQTARLAALLDDLTQT; from the coding sequence GTGAAACGGGTGTTGATGCTGGCCTATTATTTTCCACCGCTCGGGATGGGGGGGACACAGCGCTCGGCCAAATTTGCGCGATACCTGCCTGAATTCGGCTGGCAGGCGACGGTGTTGACCGTCAAGCCCATCGCCTACTGGGCGGAGGATGTCTCCCTTCTGGACGATCTGGCCGGGGTGGAGATTGTGCGCGCCGGGTCGTTTGATCCACAGCGGCTGCTGGCGCTCGCGCGCCGGAAAACCACCCCGGGCGCTCCGGTCAATGAACCGGCACAGCCCGCGGCGGCCTCCGGGGGCGCCTCCGGCGCGGGCGGCAGGGCGCGTGCTGTTGGCGGGAGCGGGATGCTCGCCTGGATCAACCGCCGGTTGCTGCCCTGGGTGCTGCTGCCCGACAGCAAGATACTGTGGAGCTGGCATGCGCGTCGCGCTGCCGCCGGGCTGCTCCGCTCCGGCGCCTGCAGCGCGATCTGGTCCACCTCGCCGCCCCACTCCACCCATCTCATCGCCCGGCGGCTGGCGCGGCGTTACCGCCTGCCCTGGATTGCTGATTTCCGCGACGCCTGGGCTGACAGCGTCGTCGTCCCGCAGCCGACCCCCTGGCACCGCCGCCGCCAGGCCGCCCTATTGCGCCGCGTGGCGCAGGACGCCGACCTGCTCATCGGCGTCACCCCCGGCATCGTCGCCGAACTCGAAGCCGCCGGCGGGGCCGGCAAGACTCGGCTGATGACCAATGGTTTCGACGCCGCCGATTTCCCGGATTCCGGCCCGCCGTATCGCGCCGGAGACCGGCTATCACCGGCAACCGCCCCCCCGGAGAGGCGCTTCGTGCTCTGTCACTGCGGTGCCATCAGCCGTTTCAGCGATCCCGCACCCCTGCTGGCCGCCCTGCGCCCGGAGGAGCCCAGCCGCCTTCATCTTCACTTTGTCGGCTTCGACGCCAGCGGGAGTTTCGCCGAACGCGTCCGCAGCCTGGGGCTAACGGAGAGGATCAGTTGGTCCGGCTACCTGCCGCATCGCCAGGCCCTGGCGGCGATGGCCGCCGCCGATGCCCTGGTGCTCATCGCCTGCGATGATCCACGCGCTAGGTTCATCCCGGGCAAAAGCTTTGAATATCTGGCCAGCCGTAAGCCCATCCTGCTGATCAGCAACGTGGCCGAGACCCTCGCACTGTTACAAGGCCAGCCGGGCGTCATCGCCTGCGCCCCGGACCAGCCCGAGGCCATCCGCGCCGCCCTCGCGCGCCTGCAGCAGGATCCCGAGCTCGCCCGCGCGGCCCTGCAGCGCGACTTGCGTTCCTTCGACCGCCGGGAACAGACCGCCCGGCTGGCCGCCCTGTTGGACGACTTGACCCAAACCTGA
- a CDS encoding manganese efflux pump MntP family protein, with protein MDFFTLLFIAVGLSMDALAVSISSGLTIPSVNSSHGLKIAFSFGFFQALMPILGWVAGSSLRRYIEGVDHWIALALLSLVGVRMIYEALTGHDSGDPLIATEPRVLLLLSVATSIDALAVGLSFSLLHVPLFPAVLIIGVTTFLFSGAGVYLGKIATAHLGRFVEILGGLILVAIGVKILLEHLQLLP; from the coding sequence ATGGATTTTTTCACCCTCCTCTTCATCGCAGTCGGACTTTCCATGGATGCCCTGGCCGTCTCGATCTCGAGCGGCCTAACCATTCCCAGCGTCAACAGCTCCCATGGACTCAAGATCGCCTTTTCCTTCGGCTTCTTCCAGGCCCTGATGCCCATCCTCGGCTGGGTTGCCGGATCAAGCCTGCGCCGTTACATCGAAGGCGTCGACCACTGGATCGCCCTGGCCCTGCTCTCCCTGGTGGGGGTGCGGATGATCTACGAAGCCCTGACGGGGCACGATTCCGGCGATCCGCTCATCGCCACCGAACCCCGGGTACTGCTGCTGCTCTCGGTGGCCACCAGCATCGATGCCCTGGCCGTGGGCCTGAGTTTCTCCCTCCTGCATGTGCCGCTTTTTCCGGCGGTGCTGATCATTGGCGTCACCACTTTTCTCTTCTCGGGGGCGGGAGTCTATCTCGGCAAGATCGCCACGGCTCATCTCGGCCGGTTTGTTGAGATCCTCGGCGGCCTGATCCTCGTCGCCATCGGCGTCAAGATCCTCCTTGAACATCTGCAGCTCCTCCCTTAA
- a CDS encoding AEC family transporter gives MTIFIQAANIVAPVFILVFAGLLLQRAGVIDAHFNAVASRLVFTVTLPALLFTKISATRFQELFDGRQILFAWLFILITFALSTLAGILWVRAGRDRGAFIQGAFRGNFAILGFAMLNSAYGPEVLAPAAVVLAVIMPPYNILAVLALSLTQKRERSISGWTVTRQILTNPLILAAAVAVPFSLLQIRLPGMILESVTYLSSLTLPLALLGIGGTLSFKGIRADLRLSVLAAFLKILLLPLITITAAVYAGFRGQELGVLFFFFASPTAIASYAMADAMGSNARLAGHIILASTLGSIFTISAGIIVLKWLGVF, from the coding sequence ATGACGATCTTTATCCAGGCCGCGAACATTGTCGCACCGGTCTTCATCCTGGTCTTCGCGGGCCTGTTGCTGCAGCGCGCCGGGGTCATCGACGCTCATTTCAACGCGGTCGCCTCGAGGCTGGTTTTCACCGTCACCCTGCCGGCGCTGCTCTTCACCAAAATCTCGGCCACGCGATTTCAGGAGTTGTTCGACGGGCGCCAGATCCTCTTCGCCTGGCTCTTCATCCTGATCACCTTCGCCCTCAGCACGCTGGCGGGGATCCTGTGGGTCCGGGCTGGGCGCGACCGTGGCGCTTTCATCCAGGGGGCTTTTCGCGGCAACTTTGCCATCCTGGGTTTCGCCATGCTCAACAGCGCCTATGGCCCGGAGGTGCTCGCCCCAGCCGCGGTGGTGCTGGCGGTGATTATGCCCCCCTACAACATCCTCGCTGTGCTGGCCCTCTCGCTGACACAGAAGCGCGAGCGTTCCATCAGCGGCTGGACCGTCACCCGCCAGATTCTTACCAATCCCCTCATCCTCGCTGCGGCGGTGGCGGTGCCCTTCTCGCTGCTGCAGATCCGGCTGCCGGGAATGATCCTCGAAAGCGTCACCTATCTCTCCTCCCTTACCCTGCCCCTGGCTCTGCTCGGCATTGGCGGCACCCTGAGTTTCAAGGGCATCCGCGCGGATCTCCGCCTCTCCGTGTTGGCCGCGTTTCTCAAGATCCTCCTACTGCCGCTGATCACCATCACCGCCGCCGTTTACGCCGGTTTTCGCGGACAGGAATTGGGCGTGCTCTTCTTTTTCTTCGCATCACCCACCGCTATCGCCAGCTATGCCATGGCCGACGCCATGGGCAGTAATGCCAGGCTGGCTGGGCATATCATTCTCGCCTCGACGCTCGGCAGCATTTTTACCATCTCCGCCGGCATCATCGTGCTGAAATGGCTGGGGGTTTTTTAA
- a CDS encoding D-glucuronyl C5-epimerase family protein, giving the protein MRLKLSYPFDWQGLEDFSYDYDPAGVPRVDYGSEGLRYNPITIAQYGLYCLQQYAKEAKEEDRARALACAEWLAAHAKPTGCGLLGWIYDFSLPFYGLEAPWISAMAQGEAVSLLVRCHGLKPRSDFLEIARSAIRLLDLPVAEGGTLSRLADGSPWFEEYPTEPASHVFNGHLFALLGAADWADYTDLPEAWQRYESGLASIEKNWRLWDRGFWTRYDLHPTNRLASRMYQRVHLRLMHLLAFRTGRPLFYRVARRWRTMLYDPWCNLLWLAFKSGEKLRLRGGPR; this is encoded by the coding sequence ATGCGGCTTAAGTTAAGCTATCCCTTTGACTGGCAGGGATTGGAGGACTTTTCCTACGACTACGATCCCGCCGGCGTGCCGCGTGTGGACTATGGGAGCGAGGGGTTGCGCTACAATCCGATTACCATCGCCCAATACGGTCTTTACTGCCTGCAGCAGTATGCTAAAGAGGCGAAGGAGGAGGACCGCGCCCGGGCCCTGGCCTGTGCCGAATGGCTGGCGGCCCATGCCAAACCCACCGGCTGTGGGCTGCTCGGCTGGATTTACGATTTCAGTCTGCCGTTTTACGGGCTGGAAGCGCCCTGGATTTCGGCGATGGCCCAAGGTGAGGCGGTCTCGTTGCTGGTCCGCTGTCATGGGCTCAAGCCGCGGAGTGATTTTCTCGAGATCGCGCGCTCGGCCATCCGGCTGCTCGATCTCCCGGTCGCCGAGGGCGGCACCCTCAGCCGGCTTGCCGACGGTTCGCCCTGGTTCGAGGAGTATCCGACCGAGCCGGCATCGCATGTCTTCAATGGTCACCTCTTCGCATTGCTCGGCGCCGCAGACTGGGCCGACTACACCGACTTGCCCGAGGCCTGGCAGCGGTATGAGAGCGGCCTGGCCAGCATCGAGAAGAACTGGCGTCTGTGGGACCGCGGCTTCTGGACCCGCTACGACCTGCACCCAACCAACCGGCTCGCATCGCGGATGTACCAGCGTGTCCATCTGCGGCTGATGCATCTGCTGGCCTTTCGTACCGGCCGGCCCCTTTTTTACCGTGTGGCGCGCCGCTGGCGGACAATGCTCTACGATCCCTGGTGCAATCTGCTCTGGCTGGCTTTCAAGTCGGGGGAGAAACTCCGGCTGCGGGGAGGCCCACGGTGA
- a CDS encoding rhomboid family intramembrane serine protease — protein sequence MIPIRDENARNHFPAVTLGLIAINVIVFIHQSLLPSMQMNEFIVQYGAVPYYITSGSHLSTILTSMFLHGGFFHIAGNMLYLYIFGDNIESMLGPIRYLSFYLVCGFFAFAAHYVFDMQSMTPMIGASGAISGILGAYAVRFPRARVTVLVPLFLWIWRIFEIPAVYVLGLWFVMQLFSGAVGSAQSGGVAWLAHVGGFVAGALIMSAWQRRLT from the coding sequence ATGATTCCCATCCGTGATGAGAATGCCCGCAATCACTTTCCGGCGGTTACGCTGGGATTGATCGCGATCAATGTGATCGTCTTCATCCACCAGAGCCTGCTGCCCAGCATGCAAATGAACGAATTCATCGTGCAATACGGCGCTGTGCCGTATTACATAACCAGCGGCTCGCATCTCTCCACCATCCTCACCTCGATGTTCCTGCATGGAGGCTTTTTTCATATCGCCGGCAACATGTTGTACCTCTATATCTTCGGCGATAACATCGAATCGATGCTGGGGCCGATCCGTTATCTGTCCTTTTATCTGGTCTGCGGTTTCTTCGCCTTTGCGGCGCACTATGTTTTCGATATGCAGTCGATGACACCGATGATCGGCGCGAGTGGCGCCATCTCCGGGATCCTTGGCGCCTATGCCGTGCGCTTCCCGCGCGCCCGGGTCACCGTGCTGGTGCCGCTATTCCTCTGGATCTGGCGGATTTTTGAGATTCCCGCGGTCTATGTGCTGGGATTATGGTTTGTCATGCAATTGTTCAGCGGGGCGGTTGGCTCGGCCCAGAGCGGTGGCGTAGCCTGGCTGGCTCATGTGGGGGGATTTGTCGCGGGGGCGCTTATCATGTCCGCCTGGCAGCGGCGGCTCACTTAA